A genomic stretch from Effusibacillus pohliae DSM 22757 includes:
- a CDS encoding sugar phosphate nucleotidyltransferase: MKAVIMAGGKGTRLRPLTCHLPKPMVPLLGRPCMEYSIDLLKRYGITEIAITLQYLPQVIKNHFGDGSEYGVRLHYFEETSPLGTAGSVKNAEEFLDETFLVISGDALTDFDLNRAIAFHQAKQAIGTLVLTQVDVPLEYGVVMTEQDGRIIRFLEKPSWSEVFSDTVNTGIYVLEPEILKLFERGQEFDFSKDLFPLVMGKNLPLYGYVAEGYWSDIGNLAQYRQTQFDMLDGRVDVKINGNEVFPDVWMEDDVTIQKGVQIVGPAFIGEGTVINERAKIGPYAILGRYNWVEPGADMERSVMWDRNYIGSSASLSGATLCHGVRIGEGATVCEDAVVGEKSWIGDLAVIRPGIKIWPQKAVGASTVQQSSLIWGKSASCRLFGSEGICGIPNLEITPELAGKVASAFGSCLPQGATVSVSCDEHPFSSILKYSVISSLLAIGVCVRDIGTTLAPIARYECRRSNSQGGIHIRKAGTGNEKRVVLQFFDHEGLPIDKGMERKVENAFVQEDFPRPDTKSLGLLETSFQIADPYVWEVLSRADVEAIRNRGFKVVFHCESPQVMSVMHPVLERLGCHVITVFNGGAMLEHVVTDNKADLGIQLDTSGQTFRIYTETGYRLSEAETIVLQTLVALKDQSPMAVPVTAPSIVEEMIEQAGVPIIRTKAVFRSLLEVGKLNPLQVHSDGVYSLVSIMEYIAKSDTTLHAAIERLPKFHMSTNEVACPAEAKGRVMRRLMEEMQGQQLELIDGIKVLTEDGWALIVPDSEKALFKVVAQSSSRRKADELAEEYKNKIALFQSQAN; this comes from the coding sequence ATGAAAGCTGTAATCATGGCTGGAGGAAAAGGAACTCGTTTGCGTCCGTTGACGTGCCATCTGCCGAAACCGATGGTGCCGCTGTTGGGGCGCCCGTGCATGGAATATAGTATCGATTTGCTGAAACGGTACGGGATCACCGAGATTGCGATCACGCTGCAGTATTTGCCGCAGGTGATCAAGAACCATTTTGGCGACGGATCGGAGTACGGCGTGCGGCTGCACTATTTTGAGGAGACATCCCCGCTCGGCACAGCAGGGAGCGTGAAGAACGCGGAGGAATTTCTCGATGAGACGTTTCTGGTGATCAGCGGCGACGCGTTGACCGATTTTGACCTGAACCGGGCGATCGCGTTCCATCAGGCAAAACAGGCGATCGGGACACTCGTGCTGACACAGGTCGACGTGCCACTCGAATATGGTGTGGTGATGACAGAACAGGACGGCAGAATCATCCGCTTCCTGGAAAAACCGAGCTGGAGCGAAGTGTTCAGCGATACGGTCAACACCGGCATCTATGTGCTTGAGCCGGAGATCCTGAAATTGTTTGAACGAGGGCAGGAGTTTGATTTCAGCAAGGACCTGTTCCCGCTGGTGATGGGCAAGAACCTGCCGCTGTACGGGTATGTGGCGGAAGGGTACTGGTCGGATATCGGAAATCTGGCGCAATACAGGCAGACGCAGTTTGACATGCTCGACGGCCGGGTGGACGTGAAAATCAATGGCAACGAAGTGTTCCCCGATGTCTGGATGGAGGATGACGTCACGATCCAAAAAGGAGTGCAAATCGTCGGTCCCGCGTTTATCGGAGAGGGAACGGTGATCAACGAACGGGCGAAAATCGGCCCGTATGCGATTCTCGGCCGCTACAACTGGGTGGAACCGGGCGCCGACATGGAACGGTCGGTGATGTGGGATCGAAATTACATCGGAAGTTCGGCCAGCTTGTCCGGCGCCACCCTCTGTCACGGCGTGCGGATCGGGGAAGGAGCGACCGTTTGCGAAGATGCGGTGGTCGGGGAGAAGAGCTGGATTGGCGATCTGGCGGTGATCAGGCCGGGAATCAAAATTTGGCCGCAAAAAGCGGTCGGTGCCAGCACCGTCCAGCAGTCGTCGCTGATCTGGGGAAAATCGGCCAGCTGCCGCCTGTTTGGCTCGGAGGGCATCTGCGGCATCCCCAATCTCGAAATCACGCCCGAACTGGCGGGAAAAGTCGCCTCCGCGTTCGGTTCCTGCCTGCCGCAAGGGGCGACCGTGTCGGTCAGTTGCGATGAACATCCATTCAGCAGCATCCTGAAATATTCGGTCATCTCCAGCCTGCTGGCGATCGGGGTTTGCGTCCGCGATATTGGCACCACGTTGGCGCCGATCGCACGATATGAATGCAGGCGGTCAAACAGCCAGGGGGGCATCCACATCCGCAAGGCGGGGACGGGCAACGAGAAACGGGTGGTGCTCCAGTTCTTCGACCACGAGGGGCTGCCGATCGACAAGGGGATGGAACGGAAGGTGGAAAATGCGTTTGTGCAGGAAGATTTTCCCCGTCCGGATACGAAATCGCTCGGGTTGTTGGAAACCAGCTTTCAGATCGCCGATCCGTATGTGTGGGAAGTGCTGTCACGGGCGGATGTGGAAGCGATTCGTAATCGTGGCTTCAAAGTGGTGTTCCACTGCGAAAGCCCGCAGGTCATGTCTGTCATGCATCCCGTGCTGGAGCGGCTCGGCTGCCACGTGATCACCGTTTTCAACGGGGGAGCGATGCTGGAACATGTTGTCACCGACAACAAGGCGGATTTGGGCATCCAGCTTGACACCAGCGGCCAGACATTCCGCATCTATACGGAAACGGGTTACCGTTTGTCGGAAGCGGAAACGATCGTCTTGCAAACCCTAGTCGCCCTGAAAGACCAGTCGCCGATGGCGGTACCGGTGACCGCCCCGTCGATCGTCGAAGAAATGATCGAACAGGCAGGTGTCCCGATCATCCGGACGAAGGCGGTGTTCCGGTCACTTTTGGAAGTGGGCAAGCTGAATCCGCTGCAGGTCCATTCCGATGGGGTCTACTCGCTGGTCTCGATCATGGAATATATCGCAAAATCGGACACCACCCTGCATGCGGCGATCGAACGGCTGCCGAAATTCCACATGAGCACGAACGAGGTGGCCTGCCCGGCGGAAGCGAAAGGCCGGGTGATGCGGCGGCTGATGGAGGAGATGCAAGGCCAGCAGCTGGAATTGATCGACGGCATCAAAGTGCTGACGGAGGACGGCTGGGCGCTGATTGTGCCGGATTCCGAAAAAGCGCTGTTCAAAGTGGTCGCCCAGAGCAGTTCGCGCCGCAAGGCGGATGAACTGGCGGAAGAATACAAAAACAAGATCGCGCTTTTCCAAAGCCAGGCCAACTGA